The Thermodesulfobacteriota bacterium genome includes the window CACATCCCCTCGGGGATAGCGGTCTCGTGCCAGGACGAGAAGAGCCAGCACAAAAACCGCCAGAAGGCCATGAAGATACTCAGAAGCCGCCTCCTTGACATAAAGATAAGGGAACAGCAGCAGCGCATAGCAAGCGAGCGAAAGGGGCAGGTGGGCACGGGCGACAGGAGCGAGAAGATAAGGACCTACAACTTCCCGCAGAACCGCGTCACCGACCACCGCATCGGGCTTACCCTCCACAGCCTTACCGAGATAATGGAGGGCGACATAACGGAGCTCACCGACACCATAATCGCCTGGCATCAGGCCGAGGCCCTTAAGGTGCAGTCGGAGGCCGTAAACCGGTAAGCGCACCACTATGGATAAATTCATAATCGAGGGCGGATGCAGGCTGGTCGGAGAGGTCGAGGTAAGCG containing:
- a CDS encoding peptide chain release factor-like protein → HIPSGIAVSCQDEKSQHKNRQKAMKILRSRLLDIKIREQQQRIASERKGQVGTGDRSEKIRTYNFPQNRVTDHRIGLTLHSLTEIMEGDITELTDTIIAWHQAEALKVQSEAVNR